In Gammaproteobacteria bacterium, the sequence GCCGCACCCAGTCCATGGTGCTGGTCTCGTTGCGGCCTTTGGGTGTGAGGTCCAGATAGTTGTGCGCGCCGAGCAGAATGTCGACGCCGCGCGCGTCACGCGTTGCCCGGCGGCTACGGTGTCGCGCCAGCGGCGCGTGGGGCAAGCTTATGAATCGACCGCCTTATCGAGTCGAAACGCATACATGACGACAGTCTGCGGCGACTGGTGGCCGCCTGCGGTCACGTAAAGCCGCCGCGCCGCGAGGTTGGTCTGCTCGGTCGTCACCCACGCCTCCCGGCACCCGCGCTCGCGACCGCGCTTGAAAATTGCATCCAGCAAACGCCGCCCCACACCCGCAGCCCGATGCGTCGTCGCGACGCTGACCTCGTTGATCCAGAGTTCAGGCGGTTTATCCGGATGCAAGTATTGAACGGCGGATGCCATGCCCACCACAGTCTCCCCGTCGAGTGCCACGGCAAGGTGGTGTCGCGAATCGGCCAGAAACTCCGCGCTCCAGCGAGCATCGACCGGGTTATCGAAGACTTCCGGCGCCACGCGCTCGAGAACGGGCGCGTCATCCGGGCCAAGCATGCGGATCTCGATGGTCACTCAAGGCCCTCATCAATCGTATTGATGCGGAACCGCCAGCAGAGCCGCGTGATTCCGATGATGTCGCAGATGCCGGTGCAATGGCACCGCCGTCCATCTGGCAGCGTGTTGAATCGTAAGCTTAATAACCTAGATTATCCGCCAGATGAAAGGGTAGGGCATATTTGTACAAGAAGGTTCGATTTCAGATGCCCTCGATATGCACCCGTTTAACGCGCCCGGCCGCCCCGCTCCTGATCGACACCTGCGCCTTGGCGCAGCCGAAGTGCATCGCCAAGAGCGCCACAAGTTCCTGATTGGCCTTGCCGTCAACCGGCGGAGATTTGAGCCGGGCGAACCAGATATCACCTTCCAGCGGTGCTTCAAGAATGCTGATTCTCGCGTTCGGCTTGCCCCTCACCTGGATGGTTATCATGCGCCTAGGGTATGAAATGATCTCGGCCTGTGCCGGGCAGATAAACCGATCACGTAATTCGTCAATTGAGCTTTAACACAGCAAATGTGATGTTGTCCGGATTAGATATCTCAGTCGAGTTACGAACTGGTCGCGCGTCCTGCTTGACAGCTTGACGAACGTTACCAGGCATGGCCTCATTTAGTTTGCCGGCGCTCAGTATTTGCTTAAGAGACCAGCCTGTTCTCGCGGAAAATCCCAGGCCACCAGGAGTATCCTTTATGTCAGAAAACGCAGCAAATTCCCGCGCAACGGTGATTCCGACCATGCGATACGGCGACGCTCCGGCGGCCATTGACTGGCTGTGCGAAACGTTCGGCTTCAAACGTCAGCTCGTGGTGCCGGGAGAGGGCGGCAAGATCGCCCACGCGCAGCTTACGTTCGGCAACGGGATGATCATGCTCGGTTCCGCGGCTGAAGACGAGTACGGGGCGCTCGTAAAACCGCCGGACAGCTTCGGTGGCGGCTGTACGCAAAGCGCATACATCATCGTCAACGATGCCGATGTCGTTTATCGCAGCGCGGTCGCCGCTGGCGCCGAGATCGTGATGGAGATCAAGGACGAGGACTACGGCGGCAGAGGTTTTTCATGCCGCGATCCGCAGGGCCATATATGGAATTTCGGCACGTACGATCCTTGGGCGAGTATCTAACGAACAGAGCGTTCACCACCCTCTGCGAGTACCAGATGACCTCCACGCCGGGACGAATTCGTGTGACGCTGGCCTGGGGAGTTTCGATCAGGATGCGAAAATGTCAACTCAGCTCTCGCGCCGAAGCATGCAGAACAGCGCTCGCGGAAGTTCCTCAAGCGTCCCCTGGTACACGGTCTCCCTGATTGAAAGAATCTTCAGTCGGGCACCGAAAATCTTTCGAATCTGTTCAGGGGTAAAGCGGTACGGCCCTTGTTCGCCGGGTTGCAGCCGACTGAAACACTTGAGCGCCAGATAACCGCCGATATTCAATAGATCGCTAACGGCCGTGACGTAATCTTCTCTGCGTTCAGGCGCAAAGACGTGAAAGCAGCCGCGGTCGAAAATGAGATCGAATCGCTGTTCAAGACCGGTTTTGAGGATGTCGTCC encodes:
- a CDS encoding GNAT family N-acetyltransferase — its product is MTIEIRMLGPDDAPVLERVAPEVFDNPVDARWSAEFLADSRHHLAVALDGETVVGMASAVQYLHPDKPPELWINEVSVATTHRAAGVGRRLLDAIFKRGRERGCREAWVTTEQTNLAARRLYVTAGGHQSPQTVVMYAFRLDKAVDS
- a CDS encoding DUF167 domain-containing protein, giving the protein MITIQVRGKPNARISILEAPLEGDIWFARLKSPPVDGKANQELVALLAMHFGCAKAQVSIRSGAAGRVKRVHIEGI
- a CDS encoding VOC family protein, whose amino-acid sequence is MSENAANSRATVIPTMRYGDAPAAIDWLCETFGFKRQLVVPGEGGKIAHAQLTFGNGMIMLGSAAEDEYGALVKPPDSFGGGCTQSAYIIVNDADVVYRSAVAAGAEIVMEIKDEDYGGRGFSCRDPQGHIWNFGTYDPWASI
- a CDS encoding methyltransferase domain-containing protein, which gives rise to MPSDHDRAFPRWETLYDEQEVESMPWFNPELDEDLKGALDELGLRHGSALDLGTGPGTQAMQLAARGFDVTATDISEAAIRLGRERAKARGLNIAWRQDDILKTGLEQRFDLIFDRGCFHVFAPERREDYVTAVSDLLNIGGYLALKCFSRLQPGEQGPYRFTPEQIRKIFGARLKILSIRETVYQGTLEELPRALFCMLRRES